A DNA window from Ornithobacterium rhinotracheale DSM 15997 contains the following coding sequences:
- a CDS encoding cell division ATP-binding protein FtsE → MAEKGAIIELRDVDVYQKDFLVLNNVDFRLERGEFAYLIGKTGSGKSSLLKVLYSDLPLQRGEGTVAGFDLAKLSTRKIPFLRRKLGIVFQDFQLLTDRNIEKNLIFVLKATGWSDRTDIDNRINEVLELVGMATKKHKMPHEISGGEQQRIAIARALLNHPELILADEPTGNLDPATSVEIMNLIKKISVENDMAVLMATHDYSLIKKFPAKTFRCENGKVIVAESETLFLD, encoded by the coding sequence ATGGCAGAAAAAGGAGCAATTATAGAATTAAGAGATGTAGATGTGTACCAGAAAGATTTTTTGGTGCTTAATAATGTAGACTTCAGATTGGAGCGTGGCGAATTTGCCTATCTAATCGGGAAAACGGGGAGTGGTAAAAGTAGTTTGCTCAAGGTTTTGTACAGCGATTTGCCTTTGCAGCGAGGCGAGGGTACCGTGGCGGGATTTGATTTGGCAAAACTCAGCACACGCAAAATTCCTTTTCTGAGAAGAAAATTGGGAATCGTGTTTCAAGATTTCCAGTTGCTAACGGATCGAAATATCGAAAAAAACTTAATTTTTGTGCTGAAGGCAACGGGCTGGTCGGACAGAACGGATATTGATAATAGAATCAACGAAGTGCTGGAACTAGTGGGCATGGCGACTAAAAAACACAAAATGCCGCACGAGATTTCGGGAGGTGAGCAGCAGCGTATTGCGATTGCGCGTGCCTTGCTGAACCACCCAGAATTGATTTTGGCGGATGAGCCTACGGGGAATTTAGACCCTGCAACTTCGGTAGAAATTATGAATTTGATCAAGAAGATTTCGGTGGAAAACGATATGGCAGTGCTTATGGCAACGCACGATTATTCTTTGATTAAAAAATTCCCAGCCAAAACTTTCCGATGCGAAAACGGAAAAGTAATCGTAGCCGAAAGCGAAACTTTGTTTTTGGATTAA